Proteins encoded together in one Perognathus longimembris pacificus isolate PPM17 chromosome 8, ASM2315922v1, whole genome shotgun sequence window:
- the Mrpl53 gene encoding 39S ribosomal protein L53, mitochondrial, which translates to MAAAMARLGLRSVKQVRVQFCPFEKNVESTRAFLQAVSSERVRSTNLNCAVTADVRHDGSEPCVDVLFGDGHRLIMRGAHLTAQEMFTAFASHVQARRTEDGGDKPGAGAGR; encoded by the exons ATGGCAGCCGCCATGGCTCGGCTTGGGCTGCGGTCCGTCAAGCAGGTTCGGGTTCAGTTCTGCCCCTTCGAGAAGAACGTGGAGTCGACGAG GGCCTTTCTGCAGGCGGTGAGCAGCGAGCGGGTCCGCTCCACCAACCTCAACTGCGCGGTGACGGCGGACGTGCGGCACGACGGCTCCGAGCCCTGCGTGGACGTGCTGTTCG GAGACGGGCATCGCCTCATCATGCGTGGCGCCCACCTCACCGCTCAGGAAATGTTCACGGCCTTCGCCTCCCACGTCCAGGCCAGGAGGACCGAGGACGGCGGGgacaagccaggcgctggtgccgGGCGCTGA
- the Mogs gene encoding mannosyl-oligosaccharide glucosidase: protein MARGERRRRTAPAEGPRTVERAARGGPGRRDGRGGGTRGATMAVVVLVLAVALALSGRWIVAWHRAQRAVTLHSAPPALPPDSSSPAVAPDLFWGTYRPHVYFGMKTRSPKPLLTGLMWAQQGATSGIPKLRHTCEQGDGVGPFGWEFHDGLSFGRQHIQDGALRLTTEFVKRPGGLHGGDWSWRVTVEPQASGTSAFPLVSLFFYVVTDGQEVLLPEVGPKGQLKFINGHTSDLGDFRFSLLPPTSPGDTTPKYGSYNVFWSSNPGLPLLTEMVKNRLNSWFQHRPPGASPERYLGLPGSLKWEDRGPNGQGQGQGQFLIQQVTLKVPFSMEFVFESGSARAGRNPALGQLAGSLLTQALDNHTKAFQEHFEKIFQLKEKGLIPEELTLGQVALSGLLGGIGYFYGQGLVLPDMGVEGSEQKVDPALFPPVPLFSGVPSRSFFPRGFLWDEGFHQLLVQRWDPRLTREALGHWLGLLNADGWIGREQILGDEARARVPPEFLVQRAAHANPPTLLLPVEHMLKGGDPADLAFLHRAFPRLHAWFSWLHQSQAGPVPLSYRWRGRDPALPTLLNPKTLPSGLDDYPRASHPSTSERHLDLRCWIALGARVLSQLAERLGEAEAAAELGPLAASLEAQETLDELHWAPELGVFADFGNHTKAVQLKPRPPHGLVRVVGRPPPRLQYVDVLGYVTLFPFLLRLLDPNSSRLGPLLDVLGDSRHLWSPFGLRSLAASSSFYGHRNSEHDPPYWRGAVWLNVNYLALGALHHYGHLAGPYQIQAAKLYSELRANVVGNVRRQYQATGFLWEQYSDRDGRGMGCRPFHGWTSLVLLVMAEEY from the exons ATGGCTCGGGGCGAGCGGCGGCGCCGCACTGCGCCGGCTGAGGGACCGCGGACAGTTGAGAGGGCGGCTCGGGGCGGTCCAGGGCGACGGGACGGCCGGGGTGGCGGAACCCGGGGGGCGACGATGGCCGTCGTGGTCCTGGTTCTGGCTGTGGCTTTAGCTCTGTCGGGACGTTGGATAGTAGCGTGGCACCGGGCGCAGCGGGCAGTCACTCTGCACTCGGCGCCCCCAGCACTGCCCCCTGACTCGTCCAGCCCCGCCGTGGCCCCAGACCTCTTCTGGGGCACTTACCGCCCTCACGTCTACTTCGGCATGAAGACTCGCAGCCCGAAGCCTCTCCTCACCG GACTGATGTGGGCGCAGCAGGGCGCAACCTCAGGGATCCCTAAACTCAGGCACACGTGTGAGCAGGGGGACGGCGTAGGTCCCTTTGGCTGGGAGTTCCACGACGGCCTCTCCTTCGGGCGGCAGCACATCCAGGATGGGGCCTTAAGGCTCACCACTGAGTTCGTCAAGAGGCCTGGGGGTCTACACGGAGGGGACTGGAGCTGGAGAGTGACTGTAGAGCCTCAG GCTTCAGGTACCTCTGCCTTCCCCTTGGTCTCCCTGTTCTTCTATGTGGTGACAGATGGCCAGGAAGTCCTACTACCAGAGGTTGGACCTAAGGGGCAACTGAAGTTCATCAATGGGCATACCAGTGACCTTGGTGACTTCCGATTTTCTCTTCTACCACCCACCAGTCCTGGAGACACTACACCCAAGTATGGCAG CTACAATGTCTTCTGGTCCTCCAACCCAGGATTGCCTCTTCTGACAGAGATGGTGAAGAATCGCCTAAATAGCTGGTTTCAGCATCGGCCCCCAGGGGCTTCTCCTGAACGTTATCTTGGCTTGCCTGGATCTCTGAAGTGGGAGGACAGAGGCCCAAATGGACAAGGGCAGGGACAAGGGCAATTCTTGATACAGCAGGTTACACTGAAAGTCCCATTCTCCATGGAATTTGTGTTTGAATCGGGCAGTGCCCGGGCAGGAAGAAACCCAGCTCTGGGTCAGCTGGCAGGCAGCCTGCTGACCCAGGCCCTAGACAACCACACTAAAGCTTTCCAAGAGCACTTTGAGAAGATCTTCCAGCTAAAAGAGAAAGGCCTGATCCCTGAGGAGTTGACTTTAGGTCAGGTTGCCCTCAGTGGCCTCCTTGGTGGGATTGGTTACTTCTATGGACAGGGTCTGGTATTGCCAGACATGGGAGTGGAAGGATCAGAGCAGAAGGTGGACCCAGCCCTCTTCCCGCCTGTCCCTCTTTTCTCAGGGGTGCCCTCTCGATCATTCTTCCCACGAGGCTTCCTTTGGGATGAGGGCTTTCACCAGCTCCTGGTCCAGAGGTGGGATCCACGCCTCACTCGGGAGGCCCTAGGCCACTGGCTGGGACTGCTCAATGCTGATGGCTGGATTGGGCGAGAGCAGATACTGGGAGATGAGGCCCGAGCCCGGGTGCCCCCAGAATTCCTAGTGCAGCGTGCAGCCCATGCCAACCCTCCAACCCTGCTCTTGCCAGTAGAACACATGCTAAAAGGTGGTGACCCTGCTGACTTAGCCTTCCTCCACAGGGCTTTTCCCCGCCTGCATGCCTGGTTCTCCTGGCTCCATCAGAGCCAGGCAGGGCCAGTACCACTATCTTACCGCTGGCGGGGCCGGGACCCAGCCTTGCCCACCTTATTAAACCCCAAGACACTGCCCTCTGGGTTAGATGACTACCCCCGGGCTTCACATCCTTCAACCTCAGAGCGCCACCTGGACCTGAGATGCTGGATAGCACTGGGTGCCCGTGTCCTGTCACAACTTGCAGAAAGGcttggggaggctgaggctgctGCTGAGCTGGGTCCCCTGGCTGCCTCACTGGAGGCACAGGAGACACTGGATGAGCTACACTGGGCTCCAGAGCTAGGGGTCTTTGCAGACTTTGGAAACCACACAAAAGCAGTACAGTTGAAGCCTAGGCCTCCTCATGGGCTGGTTCGGGTGGTGGGCCGGCCCCCACCTCGCTTGCAATATGTGGATGTTCTGGGCTATgtcactctttttccttttctgttgcgGCTTCTAGACCCCAACTCGTCCCGTCTTGGGCCCCTATTGGATGTTCTAGGTGACAGCCGCCATCTCTGGAGCCCCTTTGGATTGCGGTCCCTTGCGGCCTCTAGTTCCTTTTATGGTCATCGCAATTCTGAGCATGACCCTCCTTATTGGCGAGGTGCAGTGTGGCTCAATGTCAACTATCTGGCCTTAGGAGCCCTCCACCATTATGGGCATCTGGCTGGTCCCTACCAGATCCAGGCTGCCAAGCTTTACAGTGAGCTACGTGCCAATGTGGTAGGCAATGTGCGGCGGCAGTACCAAGCCACAGGGTTCCTGTGGGAACAGTACAGTGACCGAGATGGGCGGGGCATGGGCTGTCGCCCTTTCCACGGCTGGACCAGCCTGGTCTTACTGGTCATGGCTGAAGAGTACTAA